A genomic segment from Streptosporangium roseum DSM 43021 encodes:
- a CDS encoding GlsB/YeaQ/YmgE family stress response membrane protein, which yields MTIESIIGAIIIGAVIGAIGRLLLPGRQAIGWILTIVVGIVAALIGTAIAQVLGVATTNGIDWIELVMQVVLAVIGVGLVAGLKRSRV from the coding sequence ATGACTATCGAGTCCATCATCGGGGCCATCATCATCGGTGCCGTCATCGGCGCCATCGGTCGTCTCCTGCTTCCCGGTAGGCAGGCGATCGGATGGATCCTGACCATCGTGGTCGGTATCGTCGCCGCTCTCATCGGCACCGCGATCGCCCAGGTTCTCGGTGTCGCGACCACCAATGGCATCGACTGGATCGAGCTCGTCATGCAGGTCGTCCTGGCCGTCATCGGTGTCGGCCTGGTCG